A genomic stretch from Megalobrama amblycephala isolate DHTTF-2021 linkage group LG22, ASM1881202v1, whole genome shotgun sequence includes:
- the plcd1a gene encoding 1-phosphatidylinositol 4,5-bisphosphate phosphodiesterase delta-1a isoform X2 gives MEVNGIASRFGLEGDPDLQFLLKGGDLLKVKSRSWKKTRYFRLNEDCKTVWQNTSKKFKSDTSFSLEDVEHVRHGRQTEGLQKYTDSSIEDRCFSIIFKGRRNNLDLIASTKEEAKHWVSGLEKVINSMYNLNRQQNSEHWIYNCMRKADKNADNKMSLKELKHFLRQINIEVDDDYAKTLFKKCDTSNSGTLEGSEIKHFYNLLTYRQEIDVIYGKYAHTDGQMSSSDLLDFLQNEQREPVSLDYAHKLIDKFEVDEIAKLNKHMSKDGFLMYLNHEESSIFNPAHKALYQDMRQPLNHYFISSSHNTYLMEDQLKGPSSTEAYIKALTKGCRCVELDCWDGESGEPVIYHGHTLTSKVLFKDVIKAIKEYAFKTSQYPVILSLENHCTTEQQKIMAHHLTSILGSALLTQPLGHNMPTTFPGPEELKGRFLIKGKRLNKLDAAFNNNTSEDVDSVSEEDEAAELKEGEPKPKDKTSKKIKLAKELSDLVIYCKSVHFSNFEHSRDNQAFYEMASFKESKAMNLAENSATAFIHHNMDKLSRIYPAGSRTNSSNYNPVPLWNAGCQIVALNFQTPCKEMDLNQARFLPNGKCGYILKPEFQRDPGSQFDPINLTVGPWLQKKTLHLMIISAQQLPKINKDKQTSIVDPLVRVEIYGVPADNTSKETHHIVNNGFNPMWNTKFQFTVHVPELALVRFVVEDYDAATHNDLVGLYTVPFTSMQNGYRHVPLLTKRGSLIPSAGLFVHIMILDA, from the exons atggaagtcaatggaattGCCAGCAGATTCG GTCTGGAGGGAGACCCGGACCTGCAGTTTTTGCTGAAAGGCGGAGACCTACTAAAGGTGAAGTCCCGCTCATGGAAGAAGACCCGCTACTTTCGGCTGAACGAAGATTGTAAGACTGTGTGGCAAAACACCAGCAAGAAATTCAAGAGCGACACCAGCT TCAGCCTCGAGGACGTTGAACATGTGCGACATGGCCGTCAGACTGAAGGGCTGCAGAAGTACACCGACTCCTCAATTGAGGACCGCTGCTTCTCCATCATCTTCAAGGGTCGACGGAACAACCTAGACTTGATCGCCTCAACCAAAGAGGAGGCCAAGCATTGGGTCAGCGGTCTGGAGAAAGTCATCAACAGCATGTACAACCTCAACCGCCAACAGAACAGCGAACA CTGGATCTATAACTGCATGCGCAAGGCAGACAAGAACGCAGATAACAAAATGTCCTTGAAGGAGTTGAAGCATTTCCTACGTCAGATCAATATTGAGGTGGACGACGATTACGCTAAGACGCTCTTCAAG AAATGTGACACATCAAATTCAGGAACTCTGGAGGGATCAGAAATTAAGCACTTCTACAATTTGCTGACTTACCGTCAGGAAATTGATGTAATCTATGGAAAGTACGCTCATACTGACGGACAGATGAGCTCCAGCGACCTGTTGGACTTCCTCCAAAATGAGCAGAGGGAGCCAGTGTCTTTGGATTATGCACATAAGCTTATCGATAAATTTGAGGTGGATGAAATAG CCAAACTAAACAAGCACATGAGCAAAGATGGTTTCCTGATGTACCTGAACCATGAAGAAAGCTCCATCTTTAACCCCGCCCACAAAGCCTTGTACCAAGACATGCGTCAACCACTCAACCATTACTTTATTTCCTCTTCCCATAACACCTATCTGATGGAGGACCAGCTGAAGGGTCCTAGCAGCACAGAAGCCTATATCAA AGCACTGACGAAGGGATGCCGCTGTGTGGAGCTGGATTGCTGGGACGGTGAAAGCGGGGAGCCGGTCATTTACCACGGCCACACGCTCACATCCAAAGTGCTCTTCAAAGACGTCATCAAGGCCATCAAAGAATATGCTTTCAAA ACCTCACAATACCCAGTGATCCTGTCTTTGGAGAACCATTGCACCACAGAGCAGCAGAAAATCATGGCCCATCACTTAACCTCCATCTTGGGCAGCGCTCTGCTCACTCAGCCACTGGGGCATAACATGCCCACCACTTTTCCAGGACCTGAG GAGCTGAAGGGACGTTTCCTGATCAAGGGAAAACGTTTGAACAAACTGGATGCGGCATTCAACAACAACACCTCAGAGGATGTGGACAGTGTGTCGGAGGAAGACGAGGCTGCTGAACTGAAAGAGGGTGAACCGAAACCTAAAGACAAG ACTTCCAAAAAGATCAAGCTGGCTAAGGAGCTGTCAGATTTGGTAATCTACTGCAAGAGTGTCCATTTCAGCAACTTTGAGCATTCAAGAGATAATCAGGCCTTCTATGAAATGGCCTCCTTCAAGGAGAGCAAAGCAATGAACCTGGCGGAAAACTCAG CTACGGCATTTATTCATCACAACATGGATAAGCTGAGCAGAATCTACCCAGCCGGCTCCAGAACCAATTCGTCCAACTACAATCCGGTGCCACTGTGGAACGCCGGCTGCCAAATAG TGGCTCTAAACTTCCAGACTCCCTGTAAAGAGATGGATCTGAATCAGGCCCGCTTTTTACCTAATGGCAAGTGTGGCTACATACTGAAGCCAGAGTTTCAGAGGGACCCGGGTTCCCAGTTTGACCCCATAAACCTCACTGTAGGCCCCTGGCTACAGAAGAAGACCCTGCATCTCATG ATCATCTCAGCCCAGCAGCTTCCTAAGATCAATAAGGACAAACAGACCTCCATTGTGGACCCTCTGGTCAGAGTGGAGATCTATGGTGTGCCAGCTGACAATACCAGCAAAGAGACACATCACATTGTCAACAATG GTTTCAATCCTATGTGGAATACAAAATTCCAGTTCACTGTTCACGTGCCTGAACTGGCTTTGGTGCGCTTTGTGGTGGAGGACTATGATGCTGCTACCCATAATGATTTGGTTGGCCTGTACACTGTGCCCTTCACCAGCATGCAGAATG GATACCGGCATGTGCCTCTGCTCACAAAGAGAGGAAGCCTCATTCCTTCAGCAGGCCTGTTTGTACACATCATGATTCTTGATGCTTAA
- the plcd1a gene encoding 1-phosphatidylinositol 4,5-bisphosphate phosphodiesterase delta-1a isoform X1 — protein sequence MSCARKPRKRTKSQELIYQEQCKNVAHENGKRIGLEGDPDLQFLLKGGDLLKVKSRSWKKTRYFRLNEDCKTVWQNTSKKFKSDTSFSLEDVEHVRHGRQTEGLQKYTDSSIEDRCFSIIFKGRRNNLDLIASTKEEAKHWVSGLEKVINSMYNLNRQQNSEHWIYNCMRKADKNADNKMSLKELKHFLRQINIEVDDDYAKTLFKKCDTSNSGTLEGSEIKHFYNLLTYRQEIDVIYGKYAHTDGQMSSSDLLDFLQNEQREPVSLDYAHKLIDKFEVDEIAKLNKHMSKDGFLMYLNHEESSIFNPAHKALYQDMRQPLNHYFISSSHNTYLMEDQLKGPSSTEAYIKALTKGCRCVELDCWDGESGEPVIYHGHTLTSKVLFKDVIKAIKEYAFKTSQYPVILSLENHCTTEQQKIMAHHLTSILGSALLTQPLGHNMPTTFPGPEELKGRFLIKGKRLNKLDAAFNNNTSEDVDSVSEEDEAAELKEGEPKPKDKTSKKIKLAKELSDLVIYCKSVHFSNFEHSRDNQAFYEMASFKESKAMNLAENSATAFIHHNMDKLSRIYPAGSRTNSSNYNPVPLWNAGCQIVALNFQTPCKEMDLNQARFLPNGKCGYILKPEFQRDPGSQFDPINLTVGPWLQKKTLHLMIISAQQLPKINKDKQTSIVDPLVRVEIYGVPADNTSKETHHIVNNGFNPMWNTKFQFTVHVPELALVRFVVEDYDAATHNDLVGLYTVPFTSMQNGYRHVPLLTKRGSLIPSAGLFVHIMILDA from the exons ATGTCTTGTGCGCGTAAGCCGCGCAAAAGGACGAAATCGCAGGAGTTGATTTATCAAGAGCAGTGCAAGAACGTGGCACACGAAAATGGGAAACGCATAG GTCTGGAGGGAGACCCGGACCTGCAGTTTTTGCTGAAAGGCGGAGACCTACTAAAGGTGAAGTCCCGCTCATGGAAGAAGACCCGCTACTTTCGGCTGAACGAAGATTGTAAGACTGTGTGGCAAAACACCAGCAAGAAATTCAAGAGCGACACCAGCT TCAGCCTCGAGGACGTTGAACATGTGCGACATGGCCGTCAGACTGAAGGGCTGCAGAAGTACACCGACTCCTCAATTGAGGACCGCTGCTTCTCCATCATCTTCAAGGGTCGACGGAACAACCTAGACTTGATCGCCTCAACCAAAGAGGAGGCCAAGCATTGGGTCAGCGGTCTGGAGAAAGTCATCAACAGCATGTACAACCTCAACCGCCAACAGAACAGCGAACA CTGGATCTATAACTGCATGCGCAAGGCAGACAAGAACGCAGATAACAAAATGTCCTTGAAGGAGTTGAAGCATTTCCTACGTCAGATCAATATTGAGGTGGACGACGATTACGCTAAGACGCTCTTCAAG AAATGTGACACATCAAATTCAGGAACTCTGGAGGGATCAGAAATTAAGCACTTCTACAATTTGCTGACTTACCGTCAGGAAATTGATGTAATCTATGGAAAGTACGCTCATACTGACGGACAGATGAGCTCCAGCGACCTGTTGGACTTCCTCCAAAATGAGCAGAGGGAGCCAGTGTCTTTGGATTATGCACATAAGCTTATCGATAAATTTGAGGTGGATGAAATAG CCAAACTAAACAAGCACATGAGCAAAGATGGTTTCCTGATGTACCTGAACCATGAAGAAAGCTCCATCTTTAACCCCGCCCACAAAGCCTTGTACCAAGACATGCGTCAACCACTCAACCATTACTTTATTTCCTCTTCCCATAACACCTATCTGATGGAGGACCAGCTGAAGGGTCCTAGCAGCACAGAAGCCTATATCAA AGCACTGACGAAGGGATGCCGCTGTGTGGAGCTGGATTGCTGGGACGGTGAAAGCGGGGAGCCGGTCATTTACCACGGCCACACGCTCACATCCAAAGTGCTCTTCAAAGACGTCATCAAGGCCATCAAAGAATATGCTTTCAAA ACCTCACAATACCCAGTGATCCTGTCTTTGGAGAACCATTGCACCACAGAGCAGCAGAAAATCATGGCCCATCACTTAACCTCCATCTTGGGCAGCGCTCTGCTCACTCAGCCACTGGGGCATAACATGCCCACCACTTTTCCAGGACCTGAG GAGCTGAAGGGACGTTTCCTGATCAAGGGAAAACGTTTGAACAAACTGGATGCGGCATTCAACAACAACACCTCAGAGGATGTGGACAGTGTGTCGGAGGAAGACGAGGCTGCTGAACTGAAAGAGGGTGAACCGAAACCTAAAGACAAG ACTTCCAAAAAGATCAAGCTGGCTAAGGAGCTGTCAGATTTGGTAATCTACTGCAAGAGTGTCCATTTCAGCAACTTTGAGCATTCAAGAGATAATCAGGCCTTCTATGAAATGGCCTCCTTCAAGGAGAGCAAAGCAATGAACCTGGCGGAAAACTCAG CTACGGCATTTATTCATCACAACATGGATAAGCTGAGCAGAATCTACCCAGCCGGCTCCAGAACCAATTCGTCCAACTACAATCCGGTGCCACTGTGGAACGCCGGCTGCCAAATAG TGGCTCTAAACTTCCAGACTCCCTGTAAAGAGATGGATCTGAATCAGGCCCGCTTTTTACCTAATGGCAAGTGTGGCTACATACTGAAGCCAGAGTTTCAGAGGGACCCGGGTTCCCAGTTTGACCCCATAAACCTCACTGTAGGCCCCTGGCTACAGAAGAAGACCCTGCATCTCATG ATCATCTCAGCCCAGCAGCTTCCTAAGATCAATAAGGACAAACAGACCTCCATTGTGGACCCTCTGGTCAGAGTGGAGATCTATGGTGTGCCAGCTGACAATACCAGCAAAGAGACACATCACATTGTCAACAATG GTTTCAATCCTATGTGGAATACAAAATTCCAGTTCACTGTTCACGTGCCTGAACTGGCTTTGGTGCGCTTTGTGGTGGAGGACTATGATGCTGCTACCCATAATGATTTGGTTGGCCTGTACACTGTGCCCTTCACCAGCATGCAGAATG GATACCGGCATGTGCCTCTGCTCACAAAGAGAGGAAGCCTCATTCCTTCAGCAGGCCTGTTTGTACACATCATGATTCTTGATGCTTAA